The Polymorphobacter megasporae genome window below encodes:
- a CDS encoding VOC family protein: MFSHMMVGSNDIDRSKTFYDALFGAVGGKPAITDEHGRLIYMHNGGIYIITKPINGEPAHHANGGTVGFAMRGPEQADAWHAAGVANGGTACENPPGVRTGGMGSLYLAYLRDPDGNKLCALHRMPA, from the coding sequence ATGTTTAGTCACATGATGGTCGGCAGCAATGACATCGACCGGTCGAAGACGTTCTACGATGCGCTGTTCGGCGCGGTCGGCGGCAAGCCCGCGATCACCGATGAACACGGCCGGCTGATCTACATGCACAATGGCGGCATCTACATCATCACCAAGCCGATCAACGGCGAACCCGCTCACCACGCCAACGGCGGCACGGTCGGCTTCGCGATGCGTGGCCCCGAGCAGGCCGATGCATGGCACGCGGCGGGCGTCGCCAATGGCGGCACCGCGTGCGAGAATCCTCCGGGCGTTCGCACCGGCGGCATGGGCTCGCTCTACCTCGCCTATCTGCGCGATCCCGACGGCAACAAGCTGTGCGCGCTGCACCGCATGCCCGCCTGA
- the fghA gene encoding S-formylglutathione hydrolase, whose translation MPFETLSEVRAHGGIQGVYRHDSTATGTPMTVAVFVPRHEPGTRLPVLWYLSGLTCTHANVMDKGEYRAACAEHGIVFIAPDTSPRGDGVPDDAAYDFGQGAGFYVDATQAPWAANFRMRAYIEDELPALIAANFPVDMARQGITGHSMGGHGALTIGLRNPDRFRSVSAFAPIVAPMQVPWGEKALGGYLGPDRAAWRRYDACALIADGARVAEMLVDQGDADNFLTGQLRPELLAEACSAAGIDLTLRIQPGYDHSYGFISTFMADHIAWHAARLG comes from the coding sequence ATGCCATTCGAGACGCTCAGCGAAGTTCGCGCACACGGCGGCATCCAGGGCGTCTACCGGCACGACAGCACCGCGACGGGCACGCCGATGACCGTCGCGGTGTTCGTGCCGCGGCACGAACCGGGCACCCGCCTGCCGGTATTGTGGTATCTGTCCGGACTGACCTGCACCCACGCCAACGTCATGGACAAGGGCGAATATCGCGCGGCGTGTGCCGAACACGGGATCGTCTTCATTGCGCCCGACACGTCGCCGCGCGGTGACGGCGTCCCCGACGATGCAGCGTACGACTTCGGCCAGGGCGCGGGCTTCTACGTCGACGCCACCCAAGCGCCGTGGGCGGCGAACTTCAGGATGCGCGCGTACATCGAGGACGAGCTGCCCGCGCTGATCGCTGCGAACTTCCCTGTCGACATGGCCCGGCAGGGAATCACCGGCCACTCGATGGGCGGCCACGGCGCGCTGACGATCGGGCTGCGCAACCCCGACCGCTTCCGCAGCGTCTCGGCATTCGCGCCGATCGTCGCGCCGATGCAGGTGCCGTGGGGCGAGAAGGCGCTCGGTGGTTATCTCGGACCCGACCGGGCAGCGTGGCGCAGATACGACGCCTGTGCGCTTATCGCCGACGGCGCGCGAGTCGCCGAGATGCTCGTCGACCAGGGCGACGCCGATAATTTCCTCACCGGCCAGTTGCGACCCGAGTTGCTCGCCGAAGCGTGCAGCGCGGCGGGGATCGACCTGACCCTGCGTATCCAGCCCGGCTACGACCACAGCTATGGCTTCATCTCGACGTTCATGGCCGATCATATCGCGTGGCACGCTGCCCGGCTGGGGTAA
- the cysN gene encoding sulfate adenylyltransferase subunit CysN, which yields MAAPVDAIDAAVIDPSYRAQALIAEDIDAYLDQHQHKSLLRFITCGSVDDGKSTLIGRLLYDSKMIFDDQLAQLEADSKRVGTQGQNIDFALLVDGLAAEREQGITIDVAYRFFATDRRKFIVADTPGHEQYTRNMVTGASTADLAVILIDARKGVLTQTRRHSFLVRLMNIRHVVLAVNKMDLVGYDEAVFDRIVADYRAFAARIGIDVFTAIPISGLAGDNIASRSALTPWYDGPVLIEHLESVDIDAERLAAGPLRLPVQWVNRPNLDFRGFSGQIVAGSVAPGDAIRVLPSGATSTVARIVTLDGDLPRAVAGQSVTLTFADEIDCSRGDVIATAAAPPEVADQFEATLVWMDDAPLLAGRPYWLKIGTRLVSAQVTELKYAINVKTLDHLAVKQLDLNTIAVVNISLDRTVPFDAYEQSPDMGGFILIDRITNATVGAGMIRFALRRAHNIHWQAMDVNKAARAALTGQRPRVLWFTGLSGAGKSTIANLLEKRLYAEGRFTYTLDGDNVRHGLNRDLGFTDPDRVENIRRVAEVARLMVDAGLVVLVSFISPFRAERAMARAMFGEGEFVEVFIDTALAEAERRDVKGLYKKARAGELKHFTGVDSPYEAPEQPEIRIDTSAMTPEEAVEMLVGVLARGGTA from the coding sequence ATGGCCGCCCCAGTCGACGCGATCGACGCCGCCGTGATCGATCCCTCGTATCGCGCGCAGGCGCTGATCGCCGAGGACATCGACGCGTATCTCGACCAGCACCAGCACAAGTCGCTGCTGCGCTTCATCACCTGCGGCTCGGTCGACGACGGCAAGTCGACGCTGATCGGGCGGCTGTTGTACGATTCGAAGATGATCTTCGACGATCAGCTCGCGCAGCTCGAAGCCGATTCGAAGCGCGTCGGCACGCAGGGGCAGAACATCGACTTCGCGCTGCTTGTCGACGGTCTCGCCGCCGAACGCGAGCAGGGCATAACGATCGACGTCGCCTACCGCTTCTTCGCGACCGACCGGCGCAAGTTCATCGTCGCCGACACGCCGGGGCACGAGCAATATACCCGCAACATGGTCACCGGCGCATCGACCGCCGACCTCGCGGTGATCCTGATCGATGCGCGCAAGGGCGTGCTGACGCAGACCCGGCGGCATAGCTTTCTCGTCCGGCTGATGAACATCCGCCATGTCGTGCTCGCGGTGAACAAGATGGACCTTGTTGGCTATGACGAGGCGGTGTTCGATCGGATCGTCGCCGACTATCGCGCCTTCGCCGCACGCATCGGTATCGACGTTTTCACTGCGATCCCGATCTCGGGCCTCGCGGGCGACAATATCGCGAGCCGCAGTGCGCTGACGCCGTGGTACGACGGCCCGGTCCTGATCGAGCATCTCGAAAGCGTCGACATCGACGCCGAGCGGCTGGCCGCCGGCCCGCTGCGGCTGCCGGTCCAGTGGGTCAACCGCCCGAACCTCGATTTCCGTGGCTTCTCGGGCCAGATCGTCGCCGGTTCGGTCGCGCCGGGCGATGCGATCCGGGTGCTGCCGTCGGGGGCGACGAGTACCGTCGCGCGGATCGTCACGCTCGACGGCGACCTGCCGCGCGCGGTCGCGGGCCAGTCGGTGACGCTGACCTTCGCCGACGAGATCGACTGTTCGCGCGGCGACGTCATCGCCACCGCCGCCGCCCCGCCCGAGGTCGCCGACCAGTTCGAGGCGACCTTGGTGTGGATGGACGACGCGCCGCTGTTGGCCGGGCGGCCGTACTGGCTCAAGATCGGGACGCGGCTGGTTTCGGCGCAGGTGACCGAGCTCAAATACGCGATCAACGTCAAAACGCTCGATCATCTCGCAGTGAAGCAGCTCGACCTCAATACGATCGCGGTCGTCAACATCAGCCTCGACCGGACCGTCCCGTTCGATGCGTATGAGCAGAGCCCCGACATGGGCGGCTTCATCCTGATCGACCGGATCACCAACGCCACCGTCGGCGCAGGGATGATCCGTTTCGCGCTGCGCCGTGCCCACAACATCCACTGGCAGGCGATGGACGTGAACAAGGCCGCGCGCGCCGCGCTGACCGGCCAGCGTCCGCGCGTCCTGTGGTTCACCGGGCTGTCGGGGGCGGGCAAGTCGACGATCGCCAACCTGCTCGAAAAGCGTCTCTATGCCGAAGGGCGCTTCACCTACACGCTCGACGGCGACAACGTCCGCCACGGCCTCAACCGCGACCTCGGCTTCACCGACCCAGACCGGGTCGAGAACATCCGCCGGGTGGCCGAGGTCGCACGGCTGATGGTCGACGCGGGGCTCGTCGTGCTGGTGTCGTTCATCTCGCCGTTCCGCGCCGAGCGGGCGATGGCGCGCGCGATGTTCGGTGAAGGCGAGTTCGTCGAGGTGTTCATCGACACCGCGCTGGCGGAGGCCGAGCGCCGCGACGTCAAGGGGCTGTACAAGAAGGCCCGCGCGGGTGAGCTCAAGCACTTCACCGGGGTCGACAGCCCGTATGAGGCTCCCGAGCAGCCCGAAATCCGCATCGACACGTCGGCGATGACGCCCGAGGAGGCGGTCGAGATGCTCGTCGGGGTGCTGGCGCGCGGCGGGACAGCTTAA
- the cysD gene encoding sulfate adenylyltransferase subunit CysD: MAALTHLQRLEAESIQIMREVVAETERPVMLYSVGKDSAVMLHLARKAFYPSPPPFPLLHVDTTWKFQAMYALRDRIARDYGFELIVHKNPDAVARGINPFDHGSALHTDLWKTQGLKQALDKYGFDAAFGGARRDEEKSRAKERIFSFRSANHVWDPKHQRPELWRLYNARKNKGESIRVFPISNWTELDVWQYIHLENIPIVPLYLAAMRPTVERDGMIVMVDDDRFRLRPGEVPVERSIRFRTLGCYPLTGAVESTAATLPEVIQEMLLTTTSERQGRAIDHDQNASMERKKQEGYF; the protein is encoded by the coding sequence GTGGCGGCGTTGACCCATCTCCAGCGGCTCGAGGCGGAGTCGATCCAGATCATGCGTGAGGTCGTTGCCGAGACCGAGCGGCCGGTTATGCTGTATTCGGTCGGGAAGGATTCAGCGGTGATGCTGCATCTTGCGCGTAAGGCGTTTTATCCGTCGCCGCCGCCGTTTCCGTTGCTCCACGTCGATACGACGTGGAAATTCCAGGCGATGTACGCGCTGCGCGACAGGATCGCGCGCGACTATGGTTTCGAGCTGATCGTCCACAAGAACCCCGATGCCGTCGCGCGCGGCATCAATCCGTTCGATCATGGCTCGGCGCTGCATACCGACCTGTGGAAGACGCAGGGGCTCAAGCAGGCGCTCGACAAATACGGCTTCGACGCGGCGTTCGGCGGGGCGCGGCGCGATGAGGAGAAGAGCCGGGCGAAGGAGCGGATCTTCTCGTTCCGCTCGGCGAACCACGTCTGGGACCCGAAGCACCAGCGCCCCGAGCTATGGCGGCTGTATAATGCGCGCAAGAACAAGGGCGAAAGCATCCGCGTCTTCCCGATCTCGAACTGGACCGAGCTCGACGTCTGGCAATATATCCACCTCGAGAACATCCCGATCGTGCCGCTGTATCTCGCGGCGATGCGGCCGACGGTCGAACGCGACGGCATGATCGTGATGGTCGACGACGATCGCTTCCGCCTTCGGCCCGGCGAGGTGCCGGTCGAGCGGTCGATCCGCTTCCGCACGCTCGGCTGCTACCCGCTGACCGGAGCGGTCGAGAGCACCGCCGCGACGCTCCCCGAGGTGATCCAGGAGATGCTGCTGACGACCACGTCGGAGCGGCAGGGGCGGGCGATCGACCATGACCAGAACGCGTCGATGGAACGCAAGAAGCAGGAGGGGTATTTCTGA
- the rfbF gene encoding glucose-1-phosphate cytidylyltransferase, with protein sequence MILAGGLGTRISEETHLKPKPMVEIGVRPILWHIMKLYSHHGITDFVICCGYKGYVIKEYFANYFLHMSDVTIDMSTNEMTVHNRKADPWTVTLVDTGDETMTGGRLRRVAEHLKGESEFCFTYGDGVADIDITALIEFHRAHGKLATVTAVQPPGRYGALDMDGSEVRGFVEKPRGDGGWINGGFFVLSPACIDYIDGDATTWEAEPLNRIAAAGQLQAYMHTGFWQPMDTLRDKNHLEQLWASGTAPWKCWT encoded by the coding sequence GTGATCCTTGCAGGCGGTCTCGGCACAAGAATTTCCGAAGAGACACATCTGAAGCCAAAGCCGATGGTTGAGATCGGCGTTCGCCCGATCCTGTGGCACATAATGAAGCTCTATTCGCATCATGGCATCACCGATTTCGTAATCTGCTGCGGCTATAAGGGTTATGTGATCAAGGAGTATTTTGCCAATTACTTCCTTCACATGTCGGATGTGACGATCGACATGAGCACCAACGAGATGACGGTCCATAACCGCAAGGCGGATCCGTGGACCGTGACGCTGGTCGATACCGGCGACGAAACGATGACCGGCGGTCGCCTGCGACGGGTTGCCGAGCATCTGAAGGGCGAAAGCGAGTTCTGCTTCACCTATGGCGACGGCGTCGCTGACATCGACATCACCGCTCTCATCGAGTTCCATCGCGCGCACGGCAAGCTTGCAACAGTGACCGCCGTGCAGCCGCCGGGCCGCTACGGCGCTCTCGACATGGACGGCTCAGAGGTGCGTGGCTTCGTTGAAAAGCCGCGCGGTGACGGCGGCTGGATCAACGGCGGTTTCTTTGTCCTGTCTCCGGCGTGCATCGACTATATCGACGGCGACGCGACGACCTGGGAGGCGGAACCACTCAACCGGATCGCCGCCGCTGGTCAGCTTCAGGCGTACATGCATACCGGTTTTTGGCAACCGATGGACACGCTGCGCGACAAGAACCACCTCGAGCAATTGTGGGCGTCGGGGACGGCACCGTGGAAGTGCTGGACGTGA
- the rfbG gene encoding CDP-glucose 4,6-dehydratase, which translates to MSDAFWAGKSVFVTGHTGFKGGWLSLWLSELGAKVHGYSLAPPTTPSLFDVAGMADRIAGHTIGDVRDSAKLTAALVAADCEIVFHLAAQPLVRLSYSEPIETFATNVMGTANLLEAVRSSPTVRAVVSVTTDKCYANNEWLWAYRENEPLGGRDPYSASKACAEIVTAAMRDSFLSAAGVRVASARAGNVIGGGDWAADRLIPDFFRSTDAGQALNVRYPGATRPWQHVLEPVAGYLALAKRLATDGDGIDTAWNFGPADEDARPVRWILDHLCAATPGATWQAEEKIALHEAGYLKLDSSRARHILGWHPRWNLATALEATVEWHRRWRDGEVMAEVCRDQITRYAAS; encoded by the coding sequence GTGAGCGACGCGTTCTGGGCAGGCAAGTCGGTCTTCGTTACCGGCCACACCGGCTTCAAGGGCGGCTGGTTGTCGCTTTGGCTCAGCGAGCTTGGCGCGAAGGTCCACGGATATTCGCTGGCACCGCCGACCACCCCCTCGCTGTTCGACGTTGCGGGTATGGCTGACCGGATTGCTGGCCACACAATCGGCGACGTACGCGATTCCGCGAAGCTGACCGCGGCGCTGGTCGCAGCCGATTGCGAGATCGTCTTTCATCTTGCCGCCCAGCCGCTCGTCCGGCTGTCGTATAGCGAGCCGATCGAAACCTTTGCGACGAACGTCATGGGAACCGCGAACCTGCTCGAGGCGGTCCGCAGCAGCCCGACGGTTCGTGCCGTGGTCAGCGTGACGACTGACAAATGTTACGCCAACAACGAATGGCTGTGGGCCTATCGCGAGAACGAGCCGCTTGGCGGACGCGATCCTTATTCCGCGAGCAAGGCATGCGCCGAGATCGTCACCGCCGCTATGCGCGACTCATTTCTCTCCGCTGCGGGCGTCCGCGTCGCCAGTGCGCGTGCGGGCAACGTCATCGGCGGCGGCGATTGGGCGGCCGACCGGCTGATCCCCGACTTCTTCCGCAGCACCGACGCCGGACAGGCGCTTAATGTGCGCTACCCGGGTGCGACGCGGCCATGGCAACACGTGCTCGAACCCGTCGCGGGCTATCTGGCGCTGGCGAAGCGGCTTGCGACCGACGGCGACGGCATCGACACCGCGTGGAATTTCGGCCCTGCCGATGAAGATGCCCGCCCCGTCCGATGGATTCTCGACCATCTTTGCGCCGCGACGCCCGGTGCAACGTGGCAGGCAGAGGAAAAGATCGCGCTGCACGAAGCCGGCTATCTCAAGCTCGACAGCAGCCGGGCGCGGCATATCCTCGGCTGGCATCCGCGCTGGAACCTGGCGACTGCGCTCGAGGCTACGGTCGAGTGGCATCGGCGCTGGCGCGACGGCGAGGTCATGGCCGAGGTTTGCCGCGATCAGATCACGCGCTACGCGGCATCCTAA
- the rfbC gene encoding dTDP-4-dehydrorhamnose 3,5-epimerase codes for MARFTVTPTPLAGVVIIERQRIGDARGFLSRMFCADELREAGFALPVAQINHTLTETAGTMRGLHYQRPPHAEDKLVTCIRGRVFDVAVDLRAGSPTFLRWHAEELSADNGRALLIPQGCAHGFQALEDGCELLYLHSRAYAPDAEAGLSPLDPSLGIAWPLAVTTISARDAGHPVIQEDFTGVNA; via the coding sequence ATGGCCCGCTTCACCGTCACACCGACCCCGCTCGCAGGGGTTGTCATCATCGAGCGCCAACGGATTGGTGACGCTCGCGGCTTCCTCAGCCGGATGTTCTGTGCCGATGAGCTTCGCGAAGCCGGCTTCGCGCTGCCGGTCGCGCAGATCAATCACACGCTGACCGAAACGGCTGGGACCATGCGCGGACTCCATTACCAGCGTCCGCCGCATGCCGAGGACAAGCTCGTCACGTGTATCCGCGGTCGCGTATTTGACGTCGCGGTGGACCTGCGTGCGGGGTCGCCGACATTTCTGCGCTGGCACGCCGAGGAGCTATCCGCCGACAATGGCCGCGCGCTGTTGATTCCGCAGGGCTGCGCCCATGGGTTTCAAGCGTTGGAAGACGGGTGCGAGCTCCTCTATCTTCACTCGCGCGCATATGCTCCTGACGCTGAAGCTGGGCTTTCTCCGCTCGATCCGTCACTGGGGATTGCGTGGCCGCTCGCTGTGACGACGATTTCGGCGCGTGATGCGGGACATCCCGTCATCCAAGAAGATTTTACCGGAGTAAATGCATGA
- a CDS encoding class I SAM-dependent methyltransferase gives MKCRHCHAEVTLKLIDLGASPPSNAYLTKGALLAAEKSYPLTVFTCTNCWLVQTQDHADAAELFAHDYAYFSSTSTSWLAHAAAYVDAMIARFGLDSSSHVVEVASNDGYLLQHVAARGIPCLGVEPTASTAAAARAKGIPVVEDFFGVELATRLVADGHAADLTAANNVLAHVPDINDFAAGFAVLLKPTGVATFEFPHLLKLIAEAQFDTIYHEHFSYLSLTAVSAIFAANGLQVFDVEEVSTHGGSLRVFAQRADSATHPVTAAVARMLATEVDAGMTTAAYYENFQARADTIKDALVRFLLDAKRDGRSVGAYGAAAKGNTVLNYAGIRPDLLPWVVDRSPGKQGRFMPGSRIPIVDEDHLKAMRPDYVIILPWNLRSEIVEQLAYIRDWGGRFVTAIPEIAVT, from the coding sequence ATGAAGTGCCGCCACTGCCACGCGGAGGTCACGCTCAAGCTGATCGACCTCGGCGCGTCGCCGCCGTCGAACGCCTATTTGACCAAGGGTGCGCTGCTAGCTGCTGAGAAGTCGTATCCGCTGACGGTTTTCACCTGCACCAACTGTTGGCTGGTCCAGACGCAGGATCATGCTGACGCGGCGGAGCTGTTCGCACACGACTATGCGTATTTCAGCAGCACCTCGACGAGTTGGCTGGCGCACGCCGCGGCGTATGTCGACGCGATGATCGCCCGCTTCGGCCTCGACAGCAGTTCGCACGTTGTCGAAGTCGCGTCGAACGATGGCTATCTACTGCAGCACGTCGCCGCGCGCGGCATCCCCTGCCTCGGCGTCGAGCCGACCGCGAGCACTGCCGCTGCCGCGCGTGCCAAGGGCATCCCGGTGGTCGAGGATTTCTTCGGGGTCGAGCTGGCCACGCGCCTCGTCGCCGATGGTCATGCCGCCGACCTGACCGCCGCGAACAACGTTCTCGCGCACGTGCCGGACATCAACGACTTCGCCGCCGGCTTTGCGGTCCTGCTCAAGCCCACCGGCGTCGCGACCTTCGAATTTCCGCATTTGCTGAAGCTGATCGCCGAGGCGCAGTTCGACACAATCTACCACGAGCATTTTTCTTATCTGTCGCTCACCGCAGTCAGCGCGATCTTCGCCGCCAACGGCCTGCAGGTGTTCGACGTCGAGGAAGTCTCGACCCACGGCGGCAGCCTGCGCGTGTTCGCCCAACGTGCCGACAGCGCGACGCATCCGGTGACGGCAGCGGTCGCACGGATGCTCGCGACCGAAGTCGACGCGGGCATGACGACCGCCGCTTATTACGAGAACTTCCAGGCGCGCGCCGACACGATCAAGGACGCACTCGTCCGCTTCCTGCTCGACGCAAAGCGCGACGGCCGTAGCGTCGGTGCTTATGGCGCCGCCGCGAAGGGCAACACCGTGCTCAACTATGCCGGGATCCGGCCCGACCTGCTGCCGTGGGTGGTCGACCGGAGCCCGGGCAAGCAGGGCCGTTTTATGCCTGGCAGCCGGATTCCCATCGTCGATGAGGACCATCTGAAGGCGATGCGGCCCGATTACGTCATCATCCTGCCGTGGAACCTCCGCAGCGAGATCGTCGAGCAGCTCGCCTATATCCGCGATTGGGGCGGGCGTTTCGTTACCGCGATTCCCGAAATCGCCGTGACGTGA
- a CDS encoding NAD-dependent epimerase/dehydratase family protein, translated as MKVAVTGASGFVGRHVVAALARRGVEVVASSRHRPGDLPTEIEHVALDIAEPGDAFDRLGRPDAIIHLAWGGLPNYRSLHHFEGELPLQYAFLHGLIESGAERLLVAGTCYEYGMQDGELGEDMNGFPTNPYGFAKLTLLRQLEFLRAAKPFALTWARLFYSYGDGQAPTSIYSLLHAAVARDDSKFAMSAGEQLRDYLPIETAADRIAMLAGRCGDGIVNICSGVPVSIRALVERWIAANDWTIVPDLGRYPYPDYEPLAFWGRATKLEALCGAPLGSETRTA; from the coding sequence GTGAAGGTCGCGGTTACCGGCGCCAGCGGTTTCGTCGGACGGCACGTCGTTGCCGCTCTGGCGCGGCGCGGCGTCGAGGTCGTGGCGTCGTCGCGGCATCGCCCCGGCGACCTGCCGACGGAGATCGAACACGTCGCGCTCGACATCGCCGAGCCCGGCGACGCGTTCGACCGCCTCGGGCGTCCCGACGCGATCATCCATTTGGCATGGGGCGGATTGCCCAACTACCGCTCGCTCCACCATTTCGAGGGCGAATTGCCCCTGCAATACGCATTCCTGCACGGGCTGATCGAGAGCGGAGCCGAACGCCTCCTCGTCGCCGGGACCTGCTACGAATACGGCATGCAGGACGGCGAGCTTGGCGAGGATATGAACGGTTTTCCGACCAACCCGTATGGCTTCGCCAAGCTGACGTTGCTGCGGCAACTCGAATTCCTGCGCGCTGCCAAGCCATTTGCGCTGACGTGGGCGCGCCTGTTCTACTCCTACGGCGACGGCCAGGCGCCGACGTCGATCTACTCGCTTCTCCACGCCGCCGTGGCACGCGACGATAGCAAGTTCGCGATGTCGGCGGGCGAGCAGTTGCGTGATTACCTGCCGATCGAAACCGCAGCAGACCGGATTGCAATGCTCGCTGGGCGCTGCGGCGACGGCATCGTCAACATCTGCTCAGGCGTGCCGGTCTCGATCCGCGCGCTGGTCGAGCGCTGGATCGCCGCCAACGACTGGACGATCGTTCCCGATCTTGGGCGCTATCCGTATCCGGACTACGAACCGCTGGCGTTCTGGGGCCGCGCGACGAAGCTCGAGGCGCTGTGCGGTGCACCGCTTGGATCTGAAACGCGCACTGCGTGA
- a CDS encoding oligosaccharide flippase family protein: MHRLDLKRALRDPAMTLRNNLIANVAGKAWSGAMGFAFVPFYIRFLGIEAYGLIGFFVSLLALFFVLDMGLSVAITRELAKRASDEDKTEVRDIVRTLEVIYWSIGIVLGGGVVMAAPLLASGWLHPQTLSLETTTAAVRMIGLVIMLRWPVTLYSGALAGLERQVQLNLLTASYATFQGGGAVLVLWLISPTITAFFTWQLVAAAAQITLMVVAVWRGLPTTSSSPAFRPAALASMASFSAGIFGITILSVILNQLDKFMLSRLLPLSVFGTYSLAGTVAASLNLAAMAIYAAVFPRLSRLVADELSGELVKTYHKCAQLTSALVIPAGLTLALFARELLTLYVHDPEIVDPAAPLLRLLVIGNIFLSLMLLPLALQLAYGWVKLSLYKNIVAVAIFVPLLWIMVSRYGPIGAASVWIVLTAGYFLIEVPIMHARLLRTEKWRWYLLDVGLPAGIALVVLGGLRLVLPTSAPLALSIPLIVAAAAVAFGASLAAMPSTRAALLAAITQFRGSRLA, from the coding sequence GTGCACCGCTTGGATCTGAAACGCGCACTGCGTGACCCGGCAATGACACTGCGCAACAACCTTATCGCCAATGTCGCGGGCAAGGCGTGGTCCGGCGCGATGGGCTTCGCCTTCGTGCCATTCTACATCCGCTTTCTTGGCATCGAGGCCTATGGGCTGATCGGCTTTTTCGTCTCGCTCCTTGCGCTGTTCTTCGTCCTCGACATGGGGCTCAGCGTCGCGATCACGCGCGAATTGGCCAAGCGCGCTTCCGACGAAGACAAGACGGAGGTCCGTGACATCGTCCGGACGCTCGAGGTCATCTACTGGAGCATCGGGATCGTCCTCGGCGGCGGGGTCGTCATGGCAGCACCGCTGCTCGCGAGCGGATGGCTGCACCCGCAAACCCTCAGTCTCGAGACGACGACGGCTGCAGTGCGGATGATCGGGCTCGTGATCATGCTGCGCTGGCCGGTCACGCTTTACAGCGGCGCACTGGCCGGACTCGAGCGTCAGGTTCAGCTCAACCTCTTGACCGCCAGTTACGCGACGTTTCAGGGGGGCGGGGCGGTTCTCGTGTTGTGGCTCATCAGCCCCACCATCACAGCGTTTTTTACCTGGCAGCTTGTTGCCGCCGCAGCGCAGATCACGCTGATGGTTGTCGCGGTCTGGCGGGGCCTGCCGACCACATCGTCGTCTCCTGCCTTTCGGCCGGCGGCGCTCGCCAGCATGGCCAGCTTTTCCGCCGGCATATTCGGCATCACCATTCTCTCGGTCATCCTTAACCAACTCGACAAATTCATGCTGAGCCGATTGTTGCCATTATCGGTGTTCGGCACCTATTCGCTGGCTGGGACGGTCGCCGCGAGCCTCAATCTAGCGGCGATGGCAATTTATGCGGCGGTGTTTCCGCGTTTGTCGCGGCTCGTTGCCGACGAGCTTTCCGGCGAACTGGTCAAGACCTACCACAAATGTGCCCAGCTGACGTCGGCGCTGGTTATTCCGGCGGGTCTTACCCTCGCCCTGTTCGCACGCGAACTGCTCACACTTTACGTCCATGATCCAGAGATCGTCGATCCGGCCGCGCCCCTGCTTCGCCTGCTTGTCATCGGCAACATTTTCCTGTCGCTGATGCTCCTTCCGCTTGCCCTCCAGCTGGCATACGGCTGGGTGAAGCTGTCGCTTTACAAGAACATCGTTGCTGTTGCGATTTTCGTCCCGCTGCTGTGGATCATGGTCTCGCGCTACGGGCCGATCGGTGCCGCGTCGGTCTGGATCGTCCTCACTGCCGGATACTTTCTCATCGAGGTACCGATCATGCACGCCCGGCTGCTCCGGACCGAGAAATGGCGGTGGTATCTGCTCGACGTCGGCCTTCCCGCTGGTATCGCGCTCGTTGTCCTGGGAGGTCTTCGGTTGGTGCTTCCGACCAGTGCACCGCTAGCACTCAGCATTCCTCTTAT